The Verrucomicrobiia bacterium genome includes a window with the following:
- the pseG gene encoding UDP-2,4-diacetamido-2,4,6-trideoxy-beta-L-altropyranose hydrolase: MNLPTLIIRADASAHMGTGHVMRCLALAEPWLAAGSQVILAAQLMPEALGQRALQAGVRAYGVRGQAGGIEDAWETVDLAERDPDSWLVVDGYQFGEGYFGVLKQAGVKVLQIDDFGGLTHYETDFVLNQNLGAAEDWYPQREKATRLLLGTRYVQLRGEFLKQNKSVGANTNDSKRILVTLGGSDPDNVTAKVIAALQTVAGVEATVVVGGSNPHWEDLQKSAQGGDGRIRLVRNASNMPELMAQTDLAIAAGGTTAWEFAYMGVPMMTIVLADNQRSNGEQLEAAGVSLNLGWHEDLTAKGLAERIVALIGNDAEVRDGGTPHPGPLPSDGRGGNNPWLAEMSAKARKLVDGLGSMRVWLRLNEEAIRLRAATGSDAKLIFDWANDAGVRAVSFASEPIAWENHLTWFEGKLSDANYRIWVAEDSTGAAIGQVRFQIEGGTATISISLDAAQRGKNRGSLLIWTACKKLFAETDVKEVLAYIKPDNQASVRAFEKVEFQPKEEATVKGLRALVYSVTREGMGD; the protein is encoded by the coding sequence ATGAATTTGCCGACACTCATCATCCGTGCCGATGCCAGTGCTCATATGGGCACGGGGCATGTGATGCGGTGTCTGGCGTTGGCGGAGCCGTGGCTGGCGGCGGGGAGTCAGGTCATTCTCGCAGCGCAGTTGATGCCGGAGGCTTTGGGGCAGCGGGCGTTGCAAGCCGGTGTCCGAGCTTACGGTGTCCGTGGTCAGGCGGGTGGGATTGAAGATGCTTGGGAAACAGTGGATCTAGCAGAGCGAGATCCTGACTCATGGTTGGTGGTGGATGGGTATCAGTTCGGTGAGGGATATTTCGGCGTCTTGAAGCAAGCGGGTGTGAAGGTCTTGCAAATAGATGATTTCGGCGGGTTGACGCATTACGAAACAGATTTCGTGCTGAACCAGAATCTCGGAGCAGCGGAGGATTGGTATCCGCAACGGGAGAAGGCAACACGCTTGCTGCTGGGGACGCGGTATGTGCAATTGCGTGGAGAGTTCCTAAAGCAAAACAAGAGCGTTGGTGCGAATACCAACGACTCCAAACGGATCTTGGTCACGTTAGGTGGAAGTGATCCGGATAATGTGACGGCGAAGGTGATTGCTGCATTGCAAACGGTTGCTGGAGTGGAAGCGACTGTGGTGGTCGGTGGCAGCAATCCGCATTGGGAAGATTTGCAGAAGAGTGCACAGGGTGGTGATGGACGCATCCGCCTTGTCCGTAATGCGAGCAATATGCCGGAGCTGATGGCGCAGACGGATTTGGCGATTGCAGCGGGTGGCACGACGGCATGGGAGTTCGCCTACATGGGTGTGCCGATGATGACGATCGTGCTAGCGGATAATCAACGGTCCAATGGTGAGCAGTTGGAGGCGGCGGGTGTGTCCTTGAATTTGGGTTGGCATGAGGATTTGACGGCGAAAGGTTTGGCGGAACGGATTGTAGCGTTGATAGGGAATGATGCAGAGGTGAGGGACGGGGGCACCCCTCACCCCGGCCCTCTCCCCTCCGATGGGCGAGGGGGGAATAACCCTTGGCTAGCCGAGATGTCGGCTAAAGCACGCAAGTTGGTGGATGGGCTAGGGTCGATGCGGGTGTGGTTGAGGTTGAATGAAGAGGCGATCCGGTTGCGTGCGGCTACGGGCAGTGATGCGAAGTTGATCTTTGATTGGGCGAATGATGCGGGTGTGAGGGCAGTGTCGTTTGCTTCCGAGCCCATCGCTTGGGAGAATCACTTGACGTGGTTTGAGGGGAAGTTGAGTGATGCGAATTATCGCATTTGGGTGGCGGAGGATTCAACGGGTGCGGCGATCGGGCAGGTGCGGTTTCAGATCGAAGGTGGGACAGCCACGATTTCTATCAGTCTCGATGCGGCACAGCGGGGGAAGAACCGAGGTTCGTTGCTGATCTGGACGGCGTGCAAGAAGCTGTTCGCAGAGACGGATGTGAAAGAGGTGTTGGCGTATATCAAGCCGGATAATCAGGCGTCTGTGCGGGCGTTTGAGAAGGTGGAGTTTCAGCCGAAAGAGGAGGCGACGGTGAAGGGATTGAGGGCGTTGGTGTATTCGGTGACGCGTGAGGGGATGGGGGACTGA
- a CDS encoding KpsF/GutQ family sugar-phosphate isomerase translates to MNHQARAREVFDIEMAALKAVRAQLDESFERAVEVIVQCLTQRRKIVVVGIGKSGNIGRKIAATLTSTGSTSVLLDSVDALHGDLGILIDGDVVLMISYSGETEELLNLIPALKRFSVKVIALTGAAKSTLAKHSDVVLNVKVPKEACPFNLAPTASTTATLVMGDALAMAVLDARGFKQADFAQRHPSGAIGRALLFKVKDIMRSGARNAVAAQTLTVKEALLVMTRAKAGSVSVVDKKGKLAGVFTDGDLRRHMGTDDNVLGLTLAEVMTKNPICVSEEALAVEALKIFNERNIDDLIVVNAKKEPVGLVDLQDLPKLKLM, encoded by the coding sequence ATGAACCATCAGGCCCGTGCCCGTGAAGTGTTCGATATCGAAATGGCCGCCCTTAAGGCGGTGCGTGCGCAATTGGATGAATCGTTCGAGCGCGCGGTGGAGGTGATCGTGCAGTGCCTGACGCAACGGCGGAAGATCGTGGTGGTGGGCATTGGCAAGTCCGGCAATATCGGACGTAAGATCGCGGCGACACTTACCAGCACCGGTTCCACGAGTGTGTTGCTGGATAGCGTGGATGCGTTGCACGGAGACTTGGGCATCCTCATCGATGGCGATGTGGTGCTGATGATCAGTTACTCGGGCGAGACGGAGGAGTTGTTGAATCTTATCCCTGCCTTGAAACGTTTTTCGGTGAAGGTCATCGCGCTGACAGGGGCGGCGAAGTCCACGTTGGCGAAGCACAGTGATGTGGTGTTGAACGTGAAGGTGCCGAAGGAGGCGTGTCCGTTTAATCTCGCTCCTACTGCCAGCACGACAGCGACTCTGGTGATGGGTGACGCTCTGGCCATGGCGGTCCTAGATGCGCGCGGATTCAAACAGGCGGATTTTGCACAACGTCATCCTTCCGGCGCGATTGGGCGCGCATTGCTTTTCAAGGTGAAGGACATCATGCGTTCTGGTGCGCGCAATGCGGTGGCGGCGCAGACTCTGACAGTGAAGGAAGCGTTGCTGGTAATGACGCGGGCGAAGGCGGGCAGTGTGAGTGTGGTGGATAAGAAGGGCAAGCTGGCGGGCGTTTTCACGGATGGCGATCTGCGTCGGCACATGGGCACGGATGATAATGTGCTGGGGCTTACGCTGGCTGAGGTGATGACGAAGAATCCGATCTGTGTGAGTGAGGAGGCGTTGGCGGTGGAGGCATTGAAGATTTTCAATGAGCGGAATATCGACGATCTCATCGTGGTGAACGCGAAGAAGGAGCCGGTGGGTTTGGTGGATCTGCAGGATTTGCCGAAGCTGAAGTTGATGTGA
- a CDS encoding prolyl oligopeptidase family serine peptidase: protein MKTLKRLVLGLGLAMTMTSSAQDLPRDMDMTLLQRKVHFEEKVTKTLTADYLLYLPKDYTKDTKKLHPMILFLHGAGERGTNVNKVAVHGPPKLVKAGKDFPFIIVSPQCPEGKVWSVETLNALLDDVEKTYRVDKSRVYLTGLSMGGYGTWALGIGFPERFAAMAPICGGGESITYLLGSRDKVRGPMIKNMPIWAFHGAKDPVVPLAESERMVEMLKKGGNQNVKLTVYPEAQHDSWTATYDNPELFEWFLQHKRDR, encoded by the coding sequence ATGAAAACTCTTAAGCGATTGGTTCTTGGGCTCGGTCTGGCTATGACGATGACGTCGAGCGCACAAGATTTACCGCGGGATATGGATATGACGCTGTTGCAACGCAAAGTTCATTTTGAGGAGAAGGTCACGAAGACGTTGACGGCGGATTATCTCCTGTATCTGCCGAAGGATTATACGAAGGATACCAAGAAGCTGCATCCGATGATCCTGTTCCTGCATGGCGCGGGTGAGCGTGGCACGAATGTGAACAAGGTGGCGGTGCATGGGCCGCCGAAGTTGGTGAAAGCGGGGAAGGATTTTCCGTTCATCATCGTCTCGCCGCAATGCCCGGAGGGGAAGGTGTGGTCCGTGGAGACGCTGAATGCGCTGCTGGATGATGTGGAGAAGACGTATCGCGTGGACAAGTCGCGTGTGTATCTCACGGGGTTGAGCATGGGCGGTTACGGGACGTGGGCATTGGGCATCGGTTTCCCGGAACGCTTTGCGGCGATGGCGCCGATCTGTGGAGGCGGTGAGAGCATCACGTATCTGCTCGGTTCACGGGACAAGGTGCGTGGACCGATGATCAAAAATATGCCGATCTGGGCCTTCCACGGTGCGAAAGACCCGGTGGTGCCGCTGGCGGAATCCGAGCGCATGGTGGAGATGCTAAAGAAGGGCGGAAACCAGAACGTGAAGCTGACGGTTTATCCTGAAGCACAGCATGATTCTTGGACGGCGACTTATGATAACCCGGAGCTGTTCGAGTGGTTTTTGCAGCATAAGCGCGATCGGTGA
- a CDS encoding alpha/beta hydrolase, whose protein sequence is MKFPVFALICLFGVFAPLVQAADLQVPENVIFERDIEYTKPNGMPVMLNLARPKNVTSPRPAVICIHGGGFRAGSRESYNKLVLKLAEKGYVAATISYRLAPTNQFPAAVHDTKAAVRWMRANAAKYQVDPTRIGVTGSSAGGHLVQFLGVTAGVAEFEGDSNPGFSSAVTCVVNYYGPSDFTQSYGKSVDAHEVLPLWFGGNLEQERFKHILGSPLNWVNPRSAPTLIIHGTEDKYVGYEQAIWMRDRLKACGVPVELLTLEGAGHGFKGADAEKAEAAMLDYLAKYLKP, encoded by the coding sequence ATGAAATTTCCCGTCTTTGCCCTTATCTGTTTGTTCGGAGTTTTTGCGCCATTGGTCCAAGCGGCTGATCTGCAAGTTCCCGAAAACGTCATCTTCGAGCGGGACATCGAATACACGAAGCCCAACGGGATGCCGGTGATGTTGAATCTGGCGCGGCCCAAGAATGTCACGAGTCCGCGTCCGGCGGTGATCTGCATCCATGGCGGCGGGTTTCGGGCGGGGAGCCGGGAGAGTTATAACAAGCTGGTCCTGAAACTGGCGGAGAAAGGTTATGTGGCGGCGACGATCAGTTATCGCCTCGCGCCGACGAATCAGTTTCCTGCGGCAGTGCATGATACGAAAGCGGCGGTGCGCTGGATGCGGGCGAATGCGGCGAAGTATCAGGTGGACCCGACGCGCATCGGGGTGACGGGTTCTTCCGCAGGCGGACATCTGGTGCAGTTTTTGGGCGTGACGGCGGGTGTGGCGGAGTTTGAAGGCGACAGCAATCCCGGCTTTTCCAGCGCAGTGACGTGTGTGGTGAATTATTACGGGCCGAGTGATTTCACGCAGTCCTACGGTAAAAGCGTGGATGCGCATGAGGTATTGCCGTTGTGGTTCGGTGGTAATCTGGAGCAGGAGCGGTTCAAGCATATCCTTGGCAGTCCGTTGAACTGGGTGAACCCGCGTTCGGCGCCGACGTTGATCATCCATGGTACGGAGGATAAATACGTGGGCTATGAACAGGCCATCTGGATGCGGGATCGGTTGAAGGCGTGCGGTGTGCCGGTTGAATTGTTGACGTTGGAGGGAGCGGGGCATGGTTTCAAAGGGGCGGATGCGGAGAAGGCGGAGGCGGCGATGCTGGATTATTTGGCGAAATATCTGAAGCCGTGA
- a CDS encoding chloride channel protein, with amino-acid sequence MNALIGRVESALRDARQWLRANWLRALRIRQRVRVSEETFHLILAGCIGVLGGLINLVFYLCIEFLLKQVKRLTLGHGDDVMEVVEAWDPWVRFLIPAAGALAAGLVLHWGLQLIGRVAHSTNLLEAVGAGDGRLRLRPTIIKSVSSLISIGTGASIGREGAITQLTATLASRFGQSALWEPYRLRLLVGCGAAAGLSAAYNAPIAGAVFAALIVLGSFSMHLFVPLIFASVVATMVSRTFFGIEPWYDVPRFDFTNLSQLPWFLVLSVAAGCLGAFFLKVIAISRQRFQKLQWPIHAKLALGGALMGFIAMGYPLIWGNGYGAANRILHGNMAWDAVMLLLVAKLVASAIAVGVGTIGGLMTPTLLLGAALGSLFGMALHAMGCALVLPTGAFALVGMASVLAATLHSPLLAMILVFEISLNYSLMPPLMLGCALASVVARRLHPDSVYAESLRLRELEVARESSHAGMATDLTVGDLMHAPVPPIRENTPMPQIAERFLTSAYNFLPVVDEQGGLVGVVALQDLKEYLAGGPELSLIIAYDVMRPSPRCLTPSQKLPEALPVLLASEQRNIPVVNNMSEKKLIGAVPKAEALGRLSEAISPGSSSGLA; translated from the coding sequence GTGAACGCGCTGATAGGGCGGGTGGAGAGTGCGCTGCGGGATGCCAGGCAGTGGTTGCGGGCCAATTGGCTGCGTGCCTTGCGTATCCGTCAGCGCGTGCGCGTCAGTGAGGAGACGTTTCACCTTATCCTCGCGGGTTGTATCGGTGTCCTCGGTGGTCTTATCAACCTGGTCTTCTATCTCTGCATCGAATTTTTGCTCAAACAGGTCAAGCGGCTGACGCTCGGACATGGTGATGATGTGATGGAGGTGGTGGAGGCGTGGGACCCTTGGGTGCGATTTCTCATTCCGGCAGCAGGCGCTTTGGCGGCGGGGTTAGTACTGCATTGGGGGTTGCAACTGATCGGCCGTGTGGCGCATTCGACGAATCTTTTGGAGGCGGTAGGCGCGGGGGATGGGCGATTGCGTTTGCGACCTACGATCATCAAGTCAGTCTCCTCGCTTATCAGCATCGGCACGGGGGCATCGATTGGGCGTGAGGGGGCGATCACGCAATTGACGGCCACGCTGGCGTCGCGCTTTGGGCAATCGGCTTTGTGGGAGCCGTATCGGTTACGATTGTTGGTAGGGTGTGGTGCGGCAGCGGGGCTCTCGGCGGCATACAATGCGCCGATCGCGGGTGCGGTGTTTGCGGCGCTCATCGTGTTAGGGTCGTTCTCCATGCATCTGTTCGTGCCGCTGATCTTTGCCTCGGTGGTGGCGACGATGGTTTCGCGGACGTTCTTTGGCATCGAGCCATGGTATGATGTGCCGCGGTTTGATTTCACGAACTTGTCACAGTTGCCGTGGTTCTTGGTGCTGAGTGTGGCGGCGGGTTGTTTGGGGGCTTTTTTTCTGAAGGTCATCGCGATCAGTCGGCAGAGATTCCAAAAGCTGCAATGGCCCATCCACGCGAAACTGGCCTTAGGCGGAGCATTGATGGGGTTCATCGCGATGGGTTATCCGCTGATTTGGGGTAATGGTTACGGTGCAGCGAATCGGATTCTTCACGGCAACATGGCGTGGGATGCGGTGATGCTGTTGCTGGTGGCGAAGCTGGTGGCGAGTGCGATCGCGGTGGGGGTGGGAACGATCGGTGGATTGATGACGCCGACATTGTTGCTTGGTGCGGCGTTAGGGAGTTTGTTCGGGATGGCGTTACACGCGATGGGTTGCGCGCTGGTGCTGCCGACGGGGGCATTCGCGCTGGTGGGCATGGCGAGTGTGCTGGCGGCGACGTTGCATTCGCCGTTGCTGGCGATGATCTTGGTGTTCGAGATTTCGCTGAACTATTCGCTGATGCCGCCGTTGATGCTGGGGTGCGCCTTGGCATCCGTGGTGGCACGGCGGTTGCATCCGGATTCGGTGTATGCGGAGTCGTTACGTTTGCGTGAATTGGAAGTAGCGCGCGAGAGTTCGCATGCTGGCATGGCGACGGACCTGACGGTGGGGGATCTGATGCATGCCCCGGTGCCGCCCATCCGGGAGAACACGCCGATGCCGCAGATCGCCGAACGGTTTCTCACGAGCGCGTATAATTTTCTGCCAGTGGTGGATGAACAGGGCGGTTTGGTAGGTGTCGTGGCATTGCAAGATCTGAAGGAGTATCTCGCGGGTGGACCGGAGCTATCACTCATCATCGCGTATGATGTGATGCGGCCTTCACCACGGTGTTTGACGCCGAGCCAGAAATTACCGGAGGCGTTGCCGGTGTTGCTGGCGAGTGAGCAACGGAATATTCCGGTGGTGAATAATATGAGTGAGAAGAAGCTCATCGGGGCGGTGCCGAAGGCGGAGGCGCTGGGGCGGTTGTCTGAGGCGATATCGCCGGGGAGCAGCAGCGGCCTAGCGTGA
- a CDS encoding ankyrin repeat domain-containing protein has protein sequence MGKTLHEAAREGDVSSVRALLEKKWWRSAPDVNATDKWGCTPLHYVVESGSQGVFELLLSHGADVHAVNRFADMPIHNAAREGRKEMVALLLDKGADINARGTEGGTPLRQAAREGHVEIVKLLLSRGADKNVADNAGRIPRQYAEDMRHQAVIALLA, from the coding sequence ATGGGCAAGACGTTACATGAAGCGGCGAGAGAAGGAGATGTCTCCTCGGTACGTGCGTTGCTGGAAAAGAAGTGGTGGCGGTCTGCACCCGACGTGAATGCCACGGATAAGTGGGGTTGCACGCCGTTACACTATGTGGTGGAGAGCGGGTCGCAGGGGGTTTTCGAGCTGCTGTTATCCCATGGTGCGGATGTGCATGCGGTGAACCGGTTTGCGGACATGCCGATCCACAATGCGGCGAGGGAGGGTAGGAAGGAGATGGTGGCCCTGCTGCTCGACAAGGGAGCGGACATCAATGCGCGGGGGACGGAGGGAGGAACGCCGTTACGACAGGCAGCGCGTGAGGGGCATGTGGAGATTGTGAAATTGTTGCTCTCGCGAGGAGCGGATAAAAACGTGGCGGACAATGCGGGTAGAATTCCCAGACAGTATGCGGAAGATATGCGGCATCAGGCGGTGATCGCTTTGCTGGCGTGA
- a CDS encoding gamma-glutamylcyclotransferase family protein: MHQPLPLPYFAYGSNMDPVQMRVRCPGARITGTAILPGYRWIINSAGYATVIPSPAHTVYGVLWELTQEHLVTLDEYEGLQEDIYWRTDVTIQSLTEKKPVRAIIYFARSEIEGRPVPDYTEHILRTARDFVFPESYIRELAKFG; the protein is encoded by the coding sequence ATGCATCAGCCGCTGCCCCTGCCCTACTTCGCTTACGGGTCCAATATGGACCCCGTCCAGATGCGCGTCCGCTGTCCCGGCGCCCGCATCACTGGCACGGCGATCTTGCCCGGATATCGTTGGATCATCAACTCCGCCGGCTACGCCACCGTCATTCCCTCACCTGCTCATACCGTTTACGGCGTCCTCTGGGAACTCACCCAAGAACATCTGGTGACACTGGATGAATACGAGGGACTGCAAGAAGACATCTATTGGCGCACTGATGTCACCATCCAATCACTCACGGAGAAAAAGCCAGTCCGCGCCATCATTTACTTCGCCCGCTCCGAGATCGAAGGCCGCCCCGTCCCAGACTACACCGAACACATCCTCCGCACCGCCCGCGATTTTGTTTTCCCCGAAAGTTACATCCGCGAACTCGCCAAGTTCGGCTGA
- a CDS encoding TerC family protein produces the protein MEWLTQPEIWISLLTLTLLEVVLGVDNIIFISILSGKLPADQQKKARQVGLGAALITRVLLLCSLALVMKLDKDPIFSFAFPGGEFAPTWKDMILLVGGLFLIGKSTYEIHEKLEGEDGGHNPKGKASFNSVIFQIMMLDIVFSLDSVITAVGMVKQIGVMIAAVVIAMVVMLMFVNQISDFVEKHPAIKMLALSFLILIGVMLVAEGAGQHFPKGYIYFAMAFSVVVELLNMKMKKKSEKVALHQPYK, from the coding sequence ATGGAATGGCTCACACAACCGGAAATCTGGATCAGTTTGTTGACGTTGACCTTGCTCGAAGTGGTTTTGGGCGTGGATAACATCATCTTCATCTCCATCCTGAGCGGCAAACTGCCGGCGGATCAGCAAAAGAAGGCGCGGCAGGTGGGCTTGGGCGCGGCCTTGATCACGCGTGTTTTGCTGCTGTGCAGTCTGGCCCTGGTCATGAAGCTGGACAAGGATCCGATCTTTTCGTTCGCGTTTCCGGGCGGAGAGTTCGCTCCCACATGGAAGGATATGATCCTGCTGGTGGGCGGTCTCTTCCTCATCGGCAAGAGCACGTATGAGATCCATGAGAAGCTGGAAGGGGAAGATGGTGGGCACAACCCCAAGGGCAAGGCTTCGTTCAACAGCGTCATTTTCCAGATCATGATGTTGGATATCGTATTCTCACTGGATTCCGTGATCACGGCGGTGGGCATGGTGAAGCAGATCGGCGTGATGATCGCGGCGGTGGTGATCGCCATGGTGGTGATGCTGATGTTCGTGAACCAGATCAGTGATTTCGTGGAGAAGCATCCGGCGATCAAGATGCTGGCATTGAGTTTCCTCATCCTTATCGGTGTGATGCTGGTGGCGGAAGGCGCAGGTCAACACTTCCCGAAGGGCTACATCTACTTTGCCATGGCGTTCTCCGTGGTGGTGGAACTGCTGAACATGAAGATGAAGAAGAAGTCGGAGAAGGTGGCGCTACATCAGCCGTACAAATAG
- a CDS encoding neutral/alkaline non-lysosomal ceramidase N-terminal domain-containing protein, whose translation MKRLSFILLSICVFITTALAQPAVSPKRQFRAGAATSNITPHLGVSINGNMQDGKATHIHDELHARCLALDDGQTKLVLVVCDSCMIPREIFDAAKKMVNEATGLPLENMMMSATHTHSAPTSGSVFQSDADAEYGKFLAQRIADGIRRALNNLEPARIGWASAEEPNQVFNRRWFLKNEALYKNPFGGVDKVKMNPPRASKDLIEPSGPIDPVVSIISLVSTNGKPIALYANYSLHYVGGTGGGHISADYYGAFCKRVKKLITAENPSPDFVALLSNGTSGNINNVNFREPAPKRAAYEQIGLVADAVAQASLTALKKIQYQDWVPLSVKQKELILDVRRPNAEEVTRAKEIMSRSRSLPRMDTMEEIYARETVQMADYPAEVKSILQAMRIGDLGITAIPCEVFVEIGLELREKSPAKQTFTVSLANGYNGYLPTVKHHELGGYETWRAKSSYLEVQAAPKITETLLDLLKQ comes from the coding sequence ATGAAACGCCTTTCCTTCATCCTACTGTCCATCTGCGTCTTCATCACCACCGCACTCGCCCAACCCGCTGTATCACCCAAACGCCAGTTCCGCGCCGGAGCCGCCACCAGCAACATCACGCCGCACCTCGGCGTCTCCATCAACGGCAACATGCAGGATGGCAAGGCCACGCACATCCACGATGAACTCCACGCCCGTTGCCTCGCCTTGGATGACGGCCAGACCAAGCTCGTCCTCGTCGTGTGCGATAGCTGCATGATCCCCCGTGAAATCTTCGATGCCGCCAAGAAGATGGTGAATGAAGCCACCGGTCTGCCACTGGAGAACATGATGATGTCCGCCACCCACACCCATTCCGCGCCCACGAGCGGCAGCGTGTTTCAGAGCGATGCTGATGCTGAGTATGGAAAATTCCTCGCGCAACGCATCGCCGATGGCATTCGCCGCGCCTTGAACAATCTCGAACCCGCCCGCATCGGCTGGGCCTCTGCCGAGGAACCCAACCAAGTCTTCAACCGTCGTTGGTTCCTGAAGAACGAAGCCCTCTACAAAAATCCCTTCGGTGGTGTGGACAAAGTGAAGATGAATCCCCCGCGTGCCAGCAAAGACCTCATCGAACCCTCCGGCCCCATTGATCCCGTCGTCTCCATCATCTCCCTCGTCAGCACCAACGGCAAACCCATCGCCCTGTATGCGAACTACTCCCTCCACTACGTCGGCGGCACCGGTGGCGGCCATATCTCGGCGGATTACTACGGCGCCTTCTGCAAGCGCGTGAAGAAACTCATCACCGCCGAAAACCCTTCACCCGATTTCGTCGCCCTCCTCTCCAACGGCACCAGCGGCAATATCAACAACGTGAACTTTCGCGAACCCGCTCCCAAGCGCGCTGCTTACGAACAGATCGGCCTCGTCGCCGACGCCGTCGCGCAAGCCTCACTGACCGCCCTGAAGAAAATCCAATACCAAGACTGGGTTCCCCTCAGCGTGAAACAAAAAGAACTCATCCTCGACGTGCGCCGTCCCAATGCTGAAGAAGTCACCCGTGCGAAAGAAATCATGTCCCGCTCCCGCAGCCTCCCGCGCATGGACACCATGGAAGAGATCTACGCCCGCGAAACCGTCCAGATGGCCGATTACCCTGCCGAAGTGAAATCGATCTTGCAGGCCATGCGCATCGGGGACCTCGGCATCACCGCCATCCCTTGCGAAGTCTTCGTGGAGATCGGCCTCGAACTGCGCGAAAAAAGCCCCGCGAAGCAAACCTTCACCGTCTCCCTCGCCAATGGTTACAACGGCTACCTCCCCACCGTGAAACACCACGAACTCGGCGGCTACGAAACCTGGCGCGCCAAATCCAGCTACCTCGAAGTCCAAGCCGCCCCCAAGATCACTGAGACTCTGTTGGACCTGCTCAAACAGTAG
- a CDS encoding sulfatase, translated as MRFWCFAVLLAFLMGLSGKVQAAETRPNVLFIIFDDWGWQHAGAYGCDWVKTPNFDRIAKEGILFKNAFTSNPKCSPCRASILTGRNTWQLEEAVSHNGLFPSKFAVYPDLLEAAGYTVGLTGKGWGPGDFKSTGFKRNPAGPSFDTHKMAEVPASAIGRNDYSKNFEAFLAQRPKDKPFSFWMGFQEPHRAYELNSGVRLGKKLEEVKVPAYLPDTPVVRGDLADYAIEVEYADAHIGKALQALEAVGELENTLIIVTSDHGMPFPYVKGQIHEDGFHLPLAMRWGKGIKPGRVVEDFINVRDFAPTYLELAGVKVHPQMTGKSLTKILRSEKSGQIEAERSVMLVGKERHDLGRPNDWGYPVRALRTKEYLYVHNYHPERWPVGNPETDFGNCDPGPSKEVIKMLGGYYYELCFGKRLPDELYRLTDDPECVRNLANDTAFQPVMEDMQYRMRNMLLAEQDPRALGNGAIFDAYKYTAGRQKAYDTWLKAQEPKLEEMMKAKAAEEPKGKKKKQ; from the coding sequence GTGCGTTTTTGGTGTTTTGCAGTATTGCTGGCTTTTCTGATGGGGCTGTCGGGCAAGGTGCAGGCGGCGGAGACGCGGCCGAATGTGCTGTTCATCATCTTTGATGATTGGGGGTGGCAGCATGCGGGGGCGTATGGTTGTGATTGGGTGAAGACGCCGAATTTTGATCGGATCGCGAAGGAAGGGATCTTGTTCAAGAATGCGTTCACGTCGAATCCGAAGTGCAGTCCGTGTCGCGCGAGCATTCTGACGGGGCGCAATACTTGGCAACTGGAGGAGGCGGTGAGTCATAATGGGTTGTTTCCGTCCAAGTTCGCGGTGTATCCGGATCTGCTGGAGGCGGCGGGCTATACGGTGGGGTTGACAGGGAAGGGTTGGGGGCCGGGTGATTTCAAGAGCACGGGGTTCAAGCGGAATCCGGCGGGACCGTCGTTTGATACGCACAAGATGGCGGAGGTGCCGGCGAGTGCGATCGGTCGGAATGATTACTCGAAGAACTTTGAGGCGTTCCTGGCGCAGCGGCCCAAGGACAAGCCGTTCAGTTTCTGGATGGGATTTCAGGAGCCGCATCGGGCGTATGAACTGAACTCGGGTGTGCGGTTGGGGAAGAAGTTGGAGGAGGTGAAGGTGCCCGCTTATCTGCCGGATACGCCGGTGGTGCGGGGGGATCTGGCAGATTACGCGATCGAGGTGGAGTATGCGGACGCGCATATCGGCAAGGCGTTGCAGGCGCTCGAAGCGGTGGGTGAGCTGGAGAATACGCTGATCATCGTGACGTCGGATCATGGGATGCCGTTTCCGTATGTGAAGGGGCAGATCCATGAGGATGGGTTTCATCTGCCGCTGGCGATGCGCTGGGGCAAGGGGATCAAGCCGGGGCGCGTGGTGGAGGATTTCATCAATGTGCGGGATTTTGCGCCGACATATCTGGAGTTGGCGGGGGTGAAGGTGCATCCGCAGATGACGGGCAAAAGTCTTACTAAGATTCTGCGCTCGGAGAAATCAGGGCAGATCGAGGCGGAGCGGAGTGTGATGCTGGTGGGGAAGGAACGGCATGATCTGGGGCGGCCGAATGATTGGGGTTATCCGGTGCGAGCCTTGCGCACGAAGGAGTATCTGTATGTGCATAACTATCATCCGGAGCGCTGGCCGGTGGGGAATCCGGAGACGGATTTCGGGAATTGCGATCCGGGTCCGAGCAAGGAAGTGATCAAGATGTTGGGCGGATATTATTACGAGCTGTGTTTCGGCAAGCGGTTGCCGGATGAGTTGTATCGGTTGACGGATGATCCGGAGTGCGTGCGGAATCTGGCGAATGACACGGCGTTCCAACCGGTCATGGAGGATATGCAGTATCGCATGCGGAACATGTTGCTGGCGGAGCAGGATCCACGGGCG